In the genome of Dioscorea cayenensis subsp. rotundata cultivar TDr96_F1 chromosome 1, TDr96_F1_v2_PseudoChromosome.rev07_lg8_w22 25.fasta, whole genome shotgun sequence, one region contains:
- the LOC120259139 gene encoding small GTPase LIP1, with product MMFWREKERDNREQNGGPPCGQVRVLIVGDSGVGKTSLVHLIVNGSSISRPPQTIGCAVGVKHITYGSPGSSSNSIKGDAERDFFVELWDVSGHERYKDCRSLFYAQINGVIFVHDLSQRRTKSSLQKWASEIAATGSFSAPLGSGGPGGLPVPYLVIANKADIAAENSRSSSGNLVDVARQWVEKQGLLPSSEELPLRESFPGSTGLLTAAKEARYDKEAVIKFFRMLIRRRYFSDELPAPNPWSISPIQNSINQSDEIVLEGDPFYNHNSVSLSSETYKYNVHPPLPAQCNLAPPPTLYPQQPMSASENYRYPRYSATGLPEVSSNKSNRADINV from the exons ATGATGTTTTGGAGGGAGAAGGAGAGAGACAATCGGGAGCAGAATGGAGGCCCTCCTTGTGGCCAGGTTCGGGTACTCATCGTCGGAGATTCAG GTGTAGGTAAAACTTCTTTGGTGCATCTAATTGTCAATGGTTCTTCCATTTCTCGCCCACCACAAACAATTGGTTGTGCAGTTGGTGTGAAG CACATAACTTATGGAAGTCCTGGGAGCTCTTCAAATAGTATAAAAGGTGATGCAGAAAGGGATTTCTTTGTTGAGCTTTGGGATGTCTCAGGACATGAACGTTACAAGGATTGCCGGTCTCTTTTCTATGCACAAATCAATG GTGTTATATTCGTACATGATCTCTCCCAGAGGAGGACCAAGTCAAGTTTACAGAAGTGGGCATCGGAGATTGCCGCAACAGGGTCATTTTCAGCTCCTCTTGGATCTGGTGGACCTGGAGGCCTTCCTGTTCCTTACCTGGTCATTGCAAACAAAGCTGATATTGCAGCTGAAAATAGCAGGAGTAGCAGTGGCAATCTTGTGGATGTTGCACGTCAATGGGTTGAGAAACAAGGTTTACTGCCATCCAGCGAGGAACTTCCTCTCAGAGAGAGTTTTCCGGGAAGTACTGGTCTACTCACA GCTGCGAAAGAAGCAAGATATGACAAGGAGGCAGTCATCAAATTCTTTCGCATG TTGATCAGGAGAAGGTACTTCTCTGATGAGTTGCCTGCACCAAATCCATGGTCTATTTCTCCAATTCAAAATTCCATCAATCAATCTGACGAGATTGTACTTGAAGGCGATCCATTTTACAATCATAATTCAGTGAG TTTAAGTAGCGAAACATATAAATACAATGTGCACCCGCCACTTCCCGCACAGTGTAACCTTGCTCCACCTCCAACACTCTATCCACAGCAGCCAATGTCTGCATCTGAGAATTACAG
- the LOC120274250 gene encoding LOW QUALITY PROTEIN: 4-hydroxy-tetrahydrodipicolinate synthase, chloroplastic-like (The sequence of the model RefSeq protein was modified relative to this genomic sequence to represent the inferred CDS: deleted 3 bases in 3 codons) — protein MASLLLSVNCGLGSRTGRWKSPEAAVIQNIHLPMQSHEVKNRTLVEDIKSLRLITAIKTPYLPDGRFDLEAYDSLLHMQIASGVEGVIVGGTTGEGHLMSWDEHIMLIGHTVNCFGEAVKVIGNAGSNSTREAIHATEQGFAVGMHAALHVNPYYGKTSMKGVVSHFEAILSMGPNIIYNVPSRTGQDIPPPLIHTISQYHNMAGVKECMGNERIQDYTDNGIVIWSGNDDQCHDARWVCGASGVISAASNLIPGLMHALMFRGYDPLLNSKLMPLLEWLFLEPNPVCLNTALAQLGVVRPIFRLPYVPLPLEKRLEFVSIVRDIGRENFVGEKDVQVLEDDDFILLGRY, from the exons ATGGCTTCGCTCTTGCTATCTGTGAACTGTGGCCTTGGTTCTAG GACTGGAAGATGGAAATCACCTGAGGCAGCTgtaattcaaaatattcatCTTCCCATGCAAAGTCATGAAGTTAAGAACAG GACACTGGTGGAGGACATAAAAAGTCTCAGATTGATCACTGCCATTAAGACCCCCTATTTACCAGATGGCAGATTTGACCTTGAAGCATATGATTCCTTGCTTCATATGCAGATTGCTAGTGGTGTTGAAGGTGTGATAGTGGGAGGTACAACAGGTGAAGGCCATCTCATGAGCTGGGATGAACACATCATGCTCATTGGACACACTGTCAATTGCTTTGGTGAAGCAGTTAAAGTGATAGGGAATGCTGGAAGCAACTCAACTAGAGAGGCAATTCACGCAACTGAACAAGGCTTTGCTGTAGGCATGCATGCGGCTCTTCATGTTAATCCTTATTATGGGAAGACATCTATGAAGGGAGTAGTTTCACATTTTGAGGCCATACTTTCCATGGGTCCCAAT ATCATATACAATGTGCCCTCCAGAACTGGACAAGATATTCCCCCTCCTTTGATACATACAATTTCGCAATATCATAACATGGCTGGTGTCAAGGAGTGCATGGGAAATGAGCGGATTCAAGATTACACAGATAATGGTATAGTGATATGGAGTGGCAATGATGATCAGTGTCATGATGCTAGATGGGTGTGTGGAGCTAGTGGGGTTATATCTGCAGCTAGTAACCTGATTCCTGGCTTGATGCATGCCCTCATGTTCCGTGGGTATGACCCCTTGCTGAATTCAAAGTTAATGCCGCTTCTTGAATGGCTGTTTCTG GAGCCAAATCCTGTTTGTCTTAATACAGCATTGGCTCAGCTAGGAGTGGTGCGACCCATATTTAGGTTGCCATATGTTCCTCTTCCTCTTGAAAAAAGGCTGGAATTTGTCAGTATAGTG AGGGATATTGGCAGGGAGAATTTTGTTGGTGAGAAAGATGTTCAAGTTCTTGAGGATGATGATTTCATTTTGTTGGGTCGCTACTAA
- the LOC120274409 gene encoding ycf49-like protein, whose amino-acid sequence MAASCYLRYFSPLNVASPPRFSPTFHSRSSSKPYASSPSRTASAVLIAAGAGLALSLPSVASAAMQEPANALSLPTWIIHISSVVEWITAMVLVWEYGEKSGFEAWKGLSWGMVPLLGGAMCACTWHFFYNSESLDILVALQGMLTVVGNLTMCIAAYRIFKSAQGSS is encoded by the exons ATGGCGGCATCGTGCTACTTACGCTACTTTTCCCCTCTCAATGTAGCTTCCCCTCCACGCTTCTCCCCCACTTTTCACTCCCGCTCCTCCTCCAAACCCTACGCGTCGTCGCCTTCTCGGACGGCATCGGCGGTACTGATCGCCGCCGGCGCTGGCCTCGCCCTCTCCCTCCCATCCGTCGCATCCGCAGCGATGCAAGAGCCGGCAAACGCGCTCTCCCTACCCACCTGGATCATCCACATCTCCAGCGTCGTCGAATG GATCACGGCCATGGTGTTGGTTTGGGAGTATGGAGAGAAATCCGGATTTGAGGCTTGGAAGGGTCTCTCATGGGGGATG GTACCACTTCTCGGCGGGGCAATGTGTGCGTGCACGTGGCATTTTTTTTACAACTCGGAATCTCTTGAT ATACTCGTGGCTCTTCAAGGTATGCTGACTGTCGTCGGCAACTTGACGATGTGTATTGCTGCATATCGAATATTTAAATCAGCTCAAGGAAGTTCCTAG
- the LOC120274069 gene encoding probable sodium/metabolite cotransporter BASS5, chloroplastic isoform X1 has product MINGGEIVLRRCVSVKASDSLESGYGVEDAFVPDQEVKPRGFDLLMILKGANSVLPFVVALSTVLALVYPPSFTWFTTRYYAPALGFLMFAVGVNSSPKDFIEAIKRPGAIAVGYVGQYVIKPLFGYLFGTILVSVFHFPTSLGAGIMLVSCVSGAQLSNYATFLTDPDMAPLSIVMTALSTATAVFVTPALSLLLIGKKLPVDVKGMMSSITQIVIAPIVAGLLLNRFLPRVCAAIQPFLPPLSVFVTALCVGSPLAINIGSIISPFGVAIVLFIFGFHAASFIAGYVLTGFVFNKSADVKALQRTISFETGMQSSLLALALANKFFQDPLVGVPPAISVVLMSLMGFSLVMAWSKKQQQKC; this is encoded by the exons ATGA TTAATGGTGGTGAGATTGTTCTTCGGAGATGTGTTTCTGTGAAGGCATCTGATTCTTTGGAGTCTGGATATGGTGTTGAGGATGCATTTGTGCCGGATCAG GAGGTGAAGCCGAGGGGTTTtgatttgttgatgattttgaaAGGAGCGAACTCTGTACTGCCTTTTGTGGTGGCTTTGAGTACTGTTTTGGCTCTTGTTTACCCTCCTTCATTTACATGGTTCACTACCAG ATACTATGCACCGGCACTTGGTTTTCTGATGTTCGCAGTTGGGGTTAATTCTAGTCCAAAGGATTTTATTGAAGCAATCAAGAGGCCTGGAGCTATTGCTGTTGGATATGTTGGGCAGTATGTCATAAAACCACTGTTTGGGTATTTATTTGGTACCATTTTGGTTTCAGTTTTCCATTTTCCTACTTCATTAG GAGCGGGGATCATGCTAGTATCATGTGTTAGTGGGGCTCAGCTTTCAAATTATGCAACATTTCTCACTGATCCCGATATGGCTCCCTTAAGCATAGTCATGACAGCATTATCAACTGCAACCGCAGTTTTTGTTACCCCAGCTTTGTCATTATTGCTTATTGGCAAAAAATTGCCTGTGGATGTGAAAGGAATGATGTCCAGTATCACGCAGATTGTAATTGCACCAATTGTTGCTGGTCTGCTTTTGAATAG GTTCCTTCCAAGGGTTTGCGCGGCTATCCAGCCTTTTCTCCCTCCTCTTTCTGTGTTTGTCACTGCTCTTTGTGTTGGGTCACCATTGGCAATCAATATTGGATCTATCATCTCCCCTTTTGGAGTTGCCATAGTGCTTTTCATTTTTGGATTTCATGCAGCTTCATTTATTGCTGGATACGTTCTCactggttttgtttttaataagtCAGCTGATGTGAAAGCATTGCAACGAACAATTTCTTTTGAGACAG GAATGCAAAGCAGCCTTCTGGCCCTTGCTCTTGCAAATAAGTTTTTCCAAGATCCCCTTGTGGGTGTGCCCCCGGCCATTTCT GTTGTATTAATGTCCTTGATGGGATTTTCCTTGGTCATGGCTTGGTCCAAGAAGCAACAGCAAAAATGTTAA
- the LOC120274069 gene encoding probable sodium/metabolite cotransporter BASS5, chloroplastic isoform X2 — MILKGANSVLPFVVALSTVLALVYPPSFTWFTTRYYAPALGFLMFAVGVNSSPKDFIEAIKRPGAIAVGYVGQYVIKPLFGYLFGTILVSVFHFPTSLGAGIMLVSCVSGAQLSNYATFLTDPDMAPLSIVMTALSTATAVFVTPALSLLLIGKKLPVDVKGMMSSITQIVIAPIVAGLLLNRFLPRVCAAIQPFLPPLSVFVTALCVGSPLAINIGSIISPFGVAIVLFIFGFHAASFIAGYVLTGFVFNKSADVKALQRTISFETGMQSSLLALALANKFFQDPLVGVPPAISVVLMSLMGFSLVMAWSKKQQQKC, encoded by the exons atgattttgaaAGGAGCGAACTCTGTACTGCCTTTTGTGGTGGCTTTGAGTACTGTTTTGGCTCTTGTTTACCCTCCTTCATTTACATGGTTCACTACCAG ATACTATGCACCGGCACTTGGTTTTCTGATGTTCGCAGTTGGGGTTAATTCTAGTCCAAAGGATTTTATTGAAGCAATCAAGAGGCCTGGAGCTATTGCTGTTGGATATGTTGGGCAGTATGTCATAAAACCACTGTTTGGGTATTTATTTGGTACCATTTTGGTTTCAGTTTTCCATTTTCCTACTTCATTAG GAGCGGGGATCATGCTAGTATCATGTGTTAGTGGGGCTCAGCTTTCAAATTATGCAACATTTCTCACTGATCCCGATATGGCTCCCTTAAGCATAGTCATGACAGCATTATCAACTGCAACCGCAGTTTTTGTTACCCCAGCTTTGTCATTATTGCTTATTGGCAAAAAATTGCCTGTGGATGTGAAAGGAATGATGTCCAGTATCACGCAGATTGTAATTGCACCAATTGTTGCTGGTCTGCTTTTGAATAG GTTCCTTCCAAGGGTTTGCGCGGCTATCCAGCCTTTTCTCCCTCCTCTTTCTGTGTTTGTCACTGCTCTTTGTGTTGGGTCACCATTGGCAATCAATATTGGATCTATCATCTCCCCTTTTGGAGTTGCCATAGTGCTTTTCATTTTTGGATTTCATGCAGCTTCATTTATTGCTGGATACGTTCTCactggttttgtttttaataagtCAGCTGATGTGAAAGCATTGCAACGAACAATTTCTTTTGAGACAG GAATGCAAAGCAGCCTTCTGGCCCTTGCTCTTGCAAATAAGTTTTTCCAAGATCCCCTTGTGGGTGTGCCCCCGGCCATTTCT GTTGTATTAATGTCCTTGATGGGATTTTCCTTGGTCATGGCTTGGTCCAAGAAGCAACAGCAAAAATGTTAA
- the LOC120265060 gene encoding uncharacterized protein LOC120265060, producing the protein MGEGTGDYVRLGGCAPDPESVDMGSPEKRCPLRMCSLWCWLKVVILAIVVLGVVAAFVIWGGPLLLKKVVTPILDWEMAAFSRPVLGLILFTSIALFPALLLPSSPCMWIAGITFGYGYGFLLIMAGTSVGMSLPYFIGSLFRYRIHRWLEKWPKKAAIIRLAGEGNWFHQFRAVALIRISPFPYIIFNYAAVATNVKYSPYIAGSIVGTIPETFLTIYSGILIRSLADATNQGGFLSMQQVIYDAIGFCVAVVATIAITIYAKKALRKLQAEEELS; encoded by the exons ATGGGGGAGGGAACTGGGGATTATGTGAGATTGGGAGGATGCGCCCCGGATCCTGAGTCTGTGGATATGGGGTCGCCGGAGAAGCGATGTCCTTTGAGGATGTGCTCGTTGTGGTGTTGGTTGAAGGTGGTGATCTTGGCCATTGTGGTGTTGGGTGTTGTTGCGGCCTTCGTTATCTGGGGTGGCCCGCTCCTCTTGAAAAAG GTGGTTACTCCAATTTTGGACTGGGAAATGGCAGCTTTTAGCAGACCAGTCCTTGGGTTGATACTTTTTACTTCTATTGCATTATTCCCTGCTCTATTGTTACCTTCTTCACCTTGCATGTGGATAGCTGGCATAACATTTGGCTATGGCTATGGTTTTCTGCTTATAATGGCAGGAACAAGTGTTGGCATGTCACTGCCATATTTCATTGGTTCTTTATTTCGGTACAGAATTCAT AGATGGCTGGAGAAATGGCCAAAGAAAGCAGCTATCATACGGTTAGCTGGTGAAGGAAATTGGTTTCATCAATTTCGAGCTGTAGCACTCATCAGAATTTCTCCTTTTCCATATATTATTTTCAACTATGCCGCTGTTGCTACAAATGTCAAGTACAGTCCTTATATAGCTGGATCAATTGTGGGGACAATTCCTGAGACTTTCCTGACTATTTACAG TGGGATCCTTATCCGAAGCCTTGCAGATGCTACAAACCAAGGTGGTTTCTTGTCAATGCAGCAGGTTATTTATGATGCAATTGGCTTTTGTGTTGCTGTTGTTGCCACAATAGCCATCACCATCTATGCAAAGAAAGCTCTTCGAAAGCTCCAAGCCGAGGAAGAGCTCAGTTAG
- the LOC120269115 gene encoding probable aminotransferase ACS12 isoform X2, with the protein MNPLNHVGESKCSDDPYDRVTNPNGVIQLGIAENRLAMDLVKEWISDNVKASLIDSDISHLVPYHSMDGLLELKMALAAFMGQVMLESISLDPSQMIITSGATSAIETLSFCLADPGDAVLIPSPYYIGYDKNLKWRAGVEIIPVPCRSIDNFRLSISSLELAYNQAKKRGIKVRAIFLSNPSNPVGNLIDRYTMHELLDFVTEKNIHLVSDEVFAGSNHGTGEFVSIADVAHTEGFDKSRVHIIYGLSKILSLPGFRIGVICSFNENVLQTAKKYARFFSVSVPTQRLLVSMLSDVNFALKYIEIKKKRLRRMYELFVEGLEQLGINCFPSSAGYYCWVDMNNLMRSNNEKGELELWDKLLTISKINVTPGSECRCVEPGWFRICFTTITEDDIPVVMERIKRITENNKG; encoded by the exons ATGAATCCACTAAATCACGTCGGCGAGTCCAAGTGCTCTGATGATCCTTACGATCGGGTGACGAACCCGAATGGCGTGATCCAGCTTGGAATCGCTGAGAATCGCCTCGCAATGGATTTGGTTAAGGAATGGATTTCGGACAATGTCAAGGCTTCACTCATTGATTCTGACATTTCTCACTTGGTTCCTTACCATTCCATGGATGGCCTTTTGGAGCTCAAGATG GCTTTAGCTGCATTTATGGGTCAAGTTATGCTAGAATCAATTTCTCTTGATCCATCACAGATGATTATAACATCTGGTGCAACATCGGCAATCGAGACGCTTAGCTTCTGTCTCGCTGACCCCGGTGATGCAGTCCTTATTCCCTCGCCGTATTACATAGG ATACGATAAGAATCTAAAGTGGCGAGCAGGAGTAGAAATAATCCCTGTCCCATGCCGAAGCATTGATAACTTCAGGTTAAGTATCTCCTCCCTGGAActagcatacaatcaagcaaagaaACGAGGTATAAAAGTTCGAGCAATTTTTCTCTCGAACCCTTCGAATCCTGTAGGAAATCTGATTGACCGGTATACAATGCATGAGCTCCTAGACTTTGTCACCGAGAAGAATATCCATTTGGTGTCAGACGAAGTTTTTGCCGGATCAAATCACGGAACTGGTGAGTTTGTGAGCATTGCAGATGTTGCGCATACAGAAGGATTTGACAAAAGCAGAGTGCATATAATATATGGTTTGTCGAAAATTCTTTCACTTCCGGGTTTTCGAATTGGAGTCATCTGTTCTTTCAATGAAAATGTCTTACAGACTGCTAAGAAGTATGCGAGATTTTTTTCTGTTTCAGTGCCAACTCAAAGATTGCTTGTTTCAATGCTTTCGGATGTGAATTTCGCTTTGAAATATATcgaaatcaagaagaagaggctTCGGAGAATGTATGAGTTGTTTGTCGAGGGATTGGAACAGCTCGGTATCAATTGTTTTCCGAGCAGTGCAGGCTACTATTGTTGGGTTGATATGAACAATTTAATGCGATCGAACAACGAGAAGGGTGAGCTCGAGCTGTGGGATAAACTGTTGACTATATCGAAGATCAATGTAACACCGGGATCAGAATGCCGTTGTGTTGAACCTGGATGGTTTCGCATTTGTTTTACAACAATTACTGAGGATGATATTCCTGTAGTCATGGAAAGGATCAAAAGAATCACAGAAAACAATAAAGGTTGA
- the LOC120269115 gene encoding probable aminotransferase ACS12 isoform X1 → MMTVREQNLKALAAFMGQVMLESISLDPSQMIITSGATSAIETLSFCLADPGDAVLIPSPYYIGYDKNLKWRAGVEIIPVPCRSIDNFRLSISSLELAYNQAKKRGIKVRAIFLSNPSNPVGNLIDRYTMHELLDFVTEKNIHLVSDEVFAGSNHGTGEFVSIADVAHTEGFDKSRVHIIYGLSKILSLPGFRIGVICSFNENVLQTAKKYARFFSVSVPTQRLLVSMLSDVNFALKYIEIKKKRLRRMYELFVEGLEQLGINCFPSSAGYYCWVDMNNLMRSNNEKGELELWDKLLTISKINVTPGSECRCVEPGWFRICFTTITEDDIPVVMERIKRITENNKG, encoded by the exons ATGATGACAGTAAGAGAACAAAATCTAAAG GCTTTAGCTGCATTTATGGGTCAAGTTATGCTAGAATCAATTTCTCTTGATCCATCACAGATGATTATAACATCTGGTGCAACATCGGCAATCGAGACGCTTAGCTTCTGTCTCGCTGACCCCGGTGATGCAGTCCTTATTCCCTCGCCGTATTACATAGG ATACGATAAGAATCTAAAGTGGCGAGCAGGAGTAGAAATAATCCCTGTCCCATGCCGAAGCATTGATAACTTCAGGTTAAGTATCTCCTCCCTGGAActagcatacaatcaagcaaagaaACGAGGTATAAAAGTTCGAGCAATTTTTCTCTCGAACCCTTCGAATCCTGTAGGAAATCTGATTGACCGGTATACAATGCATGAGCTCCTAGACTTTGTCACCGAGAAGAATATCCATTTGGTGTCAGACGAAGTTTTTGCCGGATCAAATCACGGAACTGGTGAGTTTGTGAGCATTGCAGATGTTGCGCATACAGAAGGATTTGACAAAAGCAGAGTGCATATAATATATGGTTTGTCGAAAATTCTTTCACTTCCGGGTTTTCGAATTGGAGTCATCTGTTCTTTCAATGAAAATGTCTTACAGACTGCTAAGAAGTATGCGAGATTTTTTTCTGTTTCAGTGCCAACTCAAAGATTGCTTGTTTCAATGCTTTCGGATGTGAATTTCGCTTTGAAATATATcgaaatcaagaagaagaggctTCGGAGAATGTATGAGTTGTTTGTCGAGGGATTGGAACAGCTCGGTATCAATTGTTTTCCGAGCAGTGCAGGCTACTATTGTTGGGTTGATATGAACAATTTAATGCGATCGAACAACGAGAAGGGTGAGCTCGAGCTGTGGGATAAACTGTTGACTATATCGAAGATCAATGTAACACCGGGATCAGAATGCCGTTGTGTTGAACCTGGATGGTTTCGCATTTGTTTTACAACAATTACTGAGGATGATATTCCTGTAGTCATGGAAAGGATCAAAAGAATCACAGAAAACAATAAAGGTTGA